A single Ziziphus jujuba cultivar Dongzao chromosome 11, ASM3175591v1 DNA region contains:
- the LOC107433648 gene encoding dihydroneopterin aldolase 2 isoform X4 codes for MEDAAIPKGDKLILRGLKFHGFHGVKPEERKLGQKFLVDVDAWMDLHPAGLSDRLSDTISYTEIYRIVKEVIEGQPHNLLESVAQLIASTTLTRYPQISAVRVLVGKPHVSVQGPLDCLGVEIHRYRSIHIPKAFGADMLCYFA; via the exons ATGGAAGATGCTGCCATTCCGAAGGGTGATAAGCTCATATTGAGAGGCTTAAAGTTTCACGGTTTTCATGGGGTGAAACCTGAAGAAAGAAAGCTGGGCCAGAAGTTTTTGGTAGATGTTGATGCTTGGATGGATCTCCACCCAGCTGGTTTATCTGACCGATTGTCCGATACCATTAGTTATACTGAAATTTATCG GATAGTAAAGGAGGTTATAgaaggacaacctcataatctTCTTGAATCAGTTGCTCAACTCATTGCATCTACCACTCTAACAAGATATCCCCAAATTTCTGCTGTTCGTGTCTTGGTCGGAAAGCCTCATGTTTCTGTTCAGGGTCCTCTTGATTGTTTGGGTGTTGAGATTCACAGATACAGAAGTATTCATATACCAAA GGCGTTTGGGGCTGACATGCTCTGCTACTTTGCGTGA
- the LOC107433648 gene encoding dihydroneopterin aldolase 2 isoform X5, translating to MEDAPIPRGDKLILRGLKFHGFHGVKPEERKLGQKFLVDVDAWMDLHPAGLSDRLADTISYTEIYDMVKEVIEGKPHNLLESVAQHIASTTLTTYPQISAVRVTVGKPHVCVQGPLDYLGVEILRYRSCLCLCDSKLE from the exons ATGGAAGATGCTCCAATTCCCAGAGGTGATAAGCTCATATTGAGAGGCTTGAAGTTTCACGGTTTTCATGGGGTGAAACCTGAAGAAAGAAAGCTGGGACAGAAGTTTTTGGTAGATGTTGATGCTTGGATGGATCTCCACCCGGCTGGTTTATCTGATCGCTTGGCCGATACCATTAGTTATACTGAAATTTATGA CATGGTAAAGGAAGTTATAGAAGGAAAACCTCATAATCTTCTTGAGTCAGTTGCTCAACACATTGCATCAACCACTCTAACAACATACCCTCAAATTTCTGCTGTTCGCGTGACGGTTGGGAAACCTCATGTTTGTGTTCAGGGTCCTCTTGATTATTTGGGTGTTGAGATTCTCAGATACAGAA GTTGCCTTTGCCTTTGCGATTCCAAATTGGAGTAG
- the LOC107433646 gene encoding uncharacterized protein LOC107433646: MVGWQRHIQSLFRHVGKRVEYNYNQSANLYSSHLESFLTPAELPYLQRLLKPPSATISRPFYQYFQQLGVSSSRKLLADASEETPVRSPLTPVLALNSGKDEDQKQKALSKPSKVQAVLKGIKQSPKKVNLVAALVRGMRVEDALLQLQVTVKRASKTVYQVIHSARANATHNHGLDPDRLLVAEAFVGKGFFKKRVSYHAKGKCGIKVRPECRLTVVVRETTPEEEAEIARLRVHNFRKLTKRERRLVPHKLIETTPVWNRKGKGKASHEPSGMTA; encoded by the exons ATGGTTGGCTGGCAAAGACATATACAATCCTTATTTCGTCATGTTGGGAAAAGAGTAGAATACAATTACAATCAATCTGCCAACTTATATTCTTCTCATTTAGAATCATTTCTTACACCTG CTGAATTGCCTTATTTGCAAAGACTTTTGAAGCCACCTTCTGCAACAATTTCAAGGCCCTTTTATCAGTATTTCCAACAGTTG GGAGTTTCCAGTTCAAGGAAGTTACTAGCAGATGCGTCTGAAGAAACACCTGTACGGTCTCCATTGACTCCTGTTTTGGCATTAAACAGTGGGAAAGATGAAGACCAGAAGCAAAAAGCACTTTCTAAACCTTCTAAAGTTCAAGCTGTTTTAAAGGGTATAAAACAG AGTCCTAAGAAGGTCAACTTGGTTGCTGCATTGGTTCGTGGAATGCGTGTGGAAGATGCATTATTGCAGTTGCAAGTGACAGTAAAGCGGGCTTCAAAAACTGTCTATCAG GTTATTCACTCGGCCCGAGCAAATGCAACTCATAATCATGGATTGGATCCGGACCGTCTTCTTGTTG CTGAGGCCTTTGTTGGAAAAGGGTTCTTTAAAAAGAGAGTTTCCTACCATGCTAAAGGAAAATGTGGAATCAAAGTGAGACCAGAATGCCGCTTGACAGTGGTAGTAAGGGAAACTACTCCCGAAGAGGAAGCTGAGATAGCCAGACTGAGAGTCCATAATTTCCGCAAGCTCACCAAGCGGGAAAGAAGGCTTGTTCCTCATAAGCTTATCGAGACTACACCAGTTTGGAACCGCAAAGGCAAAGGAAAAGCCAGCCATGAACCAAGTGGAATGACTGCATGA
- the LOC107408051 gene encoding ubiquitin carboxyl-terminal hydrolase 8, translating to MTRLPEKLRLYLFHKPTRLLSSKLANLSASTLHLCKSLARAFASRTLALLSMDDVFADDSDFWDFDFRSRFQRPRLLDYDDDDDVYDLDDGIAKLYLVPFRWWKEVQNAANCIEGVVYDVSSDDDADTQIVLELRKIDESGKNEFEEEGFSGREYALITEATWLQALKRHNNLNAAEKGFRRLFGAGDVLQDVFPLQIKLFVSWERNSLVVTISQKDNLIDFYKRACNIFISESEPLHIWDLSGQTSKFFVNDRISMPNDSARQMSKEILLELQVHGFLDSKNGRYMRNDDMAEEQSKDGGTLGGFTQMNGGMEYFHSTHTDYARNHSSYGGIGCLGLTGLENLGNTCFMNSAIQCLVHTPEFVDYFLGDYQREINYENPLGMKGELALAFGELLRKLWARGSRSVAPRKFKLKLAKFAPQFGGSYQHDSQEFLAFLLDGLHEDLNRVKCKPYIEVKDPAGRADEEVGEEYWHNHIARNDSIIVDVCQGQYRSTLVCPVCNKVSVTFDPFMYLSLPLPSTSVRTMSLTVISTDGITLPSTFTVTVPKCGRLKDLIEGFSTACSLGDDETILVAEIYKNRIFRVLEDPSDSLALIRDEDQLVAYRFPKESGTFPLVVFVHQQMESDGRVTLEPKIFGVPLVASLSNVSCGSDIREQYLKLLNPFLMPIGDVSDDNANDAGNYVNEASEIEDAISPAILSDPCSSSGSGDDTHSSTDFEFYIRGAIGDTLTLINMNEPVYVSGSIKRLQEVLVLWSREMLKKYDTCLLSSLPHVFKPNMFLRPQEFVSVYKCLEAFLKEEPLGPDDMWHCPSCKKPHQASKKLDLWRLPEVLVIHLKRFSYSRFFKNKLETFVDFPIEDLDLSTYITRKSSELPSRYMLYAISNHYGGMGGGHYTAFVRHDDGGWFEFDDDRVFPISEERIKTAAAYVLFYRRVPDPDV from the exons ATGACCCGTCTCCCAGAGAAACTCCGTTTGTATCTGTTCCACAAACCCACTCGCTTGCTCTCTTCAAAGCTCGCCAACCTCTCCGCCTCCACGCTCCATCTCTGCAAGTCTCTTGCACGCGCCTTCGCCTCCAGAACCCTAGCTCTCCTATCCATGGATGACGTCTTCGCCGACGACTCCGATTTCTGGGACTTCGATTTCCGCTCTCGGTTTCAGCGTCCTCGTCTTCTCGACTACGATGATGACGACGACGTTTACGACCTTGATGATGGCATTGCCAAGCTCTACTTGGTTCCTTTCAG GTGGTGGAAGGAGGTGCAAAATGCAGCCAATTGCATAGAAGGGGTTGTGTACGATGTATCATCCGACGATGATGCTGACACACAAATTGTATTGGAACTGAGGAAGATAGATGAGTCTGGGAAAAATGAATTTGAAGAAGAAGGGTTTTCTGGCCGTGAGTATGCCCTAATTACTGAAGCAACATGGTTGCAAGCACTCAAAAG gcataataatttaaatgcaGCAGAAAAGGGTTTCAGGAGGCTCTTTGGCGCAGGAGATGTTTTACAGGATGTGTTTCCTTTACAAATTAAACTTTTTGTATCATGGGAGAGAAATTCTTTGGTTGTAACAATCAGCCAAAAG gacaatttaattgatttttacaaGAGAGCCTGCAACATATTCATTTCAGAATCTGAGCCG TTGCATATTTGGGACTTATCAGGGCAGACTTCCAAATTTTTTGTGAATGACAGAATTAGTATGCCAAATGATTCTGCCAGACAAATGAGCAAAGAG ATTCTCCTTGAACTGCAAGTGCATGGATTTTTAGATTCTAAGAATGGTCGATATATGAGGAATGATGACATGGCTGAAGAACAATCCAAGGATGGAGGTACTCTTGGCGGCTTTACCCAGATGAATGGGGGCATGGAATATTTTCATTCAACTCATACTGACTACGCACGGAATCATAGTAGCTACGGAGGAATTGGTTGCTTGGGCTTGACAGGATTAGAGAATCTTGGGAATACTTGTTTCATGAACAGTGCCATCCAGTGCCTGGTGCATACTCCAGAGTTTGTTGATTACTTTCTAGGGGACTACCAGAGGGagataaattatgaaaatccATTGGGGATGAAA GGAGAGCTTGCTTTAGCATTTGGAGAGTTATTAAGGAAATTATGGGCTCGAGGATCAAGGTCTGTTGCTCCCAGAAAGTTCAAGCTAAAGCTTGCTAAATTTGCTCCTCAGTTCGGTGGTTCCTATCAGCATGATTCTCAG GAATTTCTTGCATTTCTATTGGATGGTCTCCATGAAGATCTAAATCGTGTGAAATGCAAACCATATATTGAAGTTAAGGATCCAGCAGGCCGTGCTGATGAAGAAGTAGGAGAAGAATACTGGCACAACCATATTGCTCGCAATGACTCCATCATAGTTGATGTTTGCCAG GGCCAGTACCGGTCAACATTGGTTTGTCCTGTTTGCAACAAGGTGTCTGTCACATTTGATCCGTTTATGTACCTTTCACTGCCATTACCTTCAACAAGTGTGCGGACCATGTCTTTGACAGTCATAAGCACAGATGGGATTACATTGCCATCTACATTTACTGTAACGGTGCCTAAGTGTGGGAGATTGAAAGATCTTATTGAGGGCTTCAGCACTGCATGTTCTTTAGGAGATGATGAAACCATCTTGGTGGCTGAG atatacAAGAATCGTATTTTTCGAGTATTGGAGGATCCATCTGACTCATTAGCGTTGATCCGAGATGAGGATCAACTGGTGGCTTATCGATTTCCAAAAGAAAGTGGGACATTCCCTCTGGTTGTGTTCGTGCATCAACAGATGGAAAG TGATGGAAGGGTAACACTAGAGCCAAAGATATTTGGTGTTCCACTCGTGGCAAGTTTATCTAATGTTTCTTGTGGATCTGATATTCGTGAACAGTATCTGAAATTACTGAATCCATTTTTGATGCCCATTGGGGATGTATCGGATGATAATGCTAATGATGCTGGAAATTATGTTAATGAAGCTTCAGAGATAGAGGATGCAATTAGTCCAGCAATTTTGAGTGATCCATGTTCGTCTAGTGGATCAGGGGATGACACACATTCAAGCACTGACTTCGAATTTTATATCAGGGGTGCGATAGGGGATACCTTGACcttgataaatatgaatgagCCTGTATATGTTTCAGGATCGATCAAGAGGTTACAGGAGGTGCTCGTTCTGTGGTCAAGAGAGATGCTTAAAAAGTATGATACTTGCCTTCTCAGCTCTCTGCCTCATGTTTTCAAGCCCAATATGTTCTTAAGGCCCCAAGAGTTTGTTTCTGTATATAAATGCCTTGAAGCTTTTTTGAAGGAGGAACCGCTTGGACCTGATGACATGTG GCACTGCCCTAGCTGCAAAAAGCCCCATCAAGCCAGCAAAAAGTTGGATTTGTGGAGGTTGCCTGAAGTTCTTGTTATTCACTTGAAGAGGTTCTCATACAGTCGATTTTTTAAGAACAAGCTGGAAACATTTGTTGACTTCCCAATTGAAGATTTGGATCTTTCAACCTACATTACGCGGAAGAGTAGCGAGCTGCCCAGTCGATACATGCTATATGCAATTAGTAATCACTATGGGGGCATGGGTGGTGGTCACTATACTGCCTTTGTTCGA CATGATGATGGTGGGTGGTTCGAGTTTGACGATGACAGGGTTTTTCCCATCAGTGAAGAGAGGATAAAGACAGCTGCAGCATATGTTCTTTTCTATAGAAGAGTACCAGATCCGGATGTTTAA
- the LOC107433648 gene encoding dihydroneopterin aldolase 2 isoform X2 → MFVFRVLLIIWVLRFSDTEVAFAFAIPNWSRLNKLMRGKPHFPLGVGMEDAAIPKGDKLILRGLKFHGFHGVKPEERKLGQKFLVDVDAWMDLHPAGLSDRLSDTISYTEIYRIVKEVIEGQPHNLLESVAQLIASTTLTRYPQISAVRVLVGKPHVSVQGPLDCLGVEIHRYRSIHIPKAFGADMLCYFA, encoded by the exons ATGTTTGTGTTCAGGGTCCTCTTGATTATTTGGGTGTTGAGATTCTCAGATACAGAA GTTGCCTTTGCCTTTGCGATTCCAAATTGGAGTAGACTCAATAAGCTCATGAGGGGCAAGCCGCATTTCCCGCTAG GAGTTGGGATGGAAGATGCTGCCATTCCGAAGGGTGATAAGCTCATATTGAGAGGCTTAAAGTTTCACGGTTTTCATGGGGTGAAACCTGAAGAAAGAAAGCTGGGCCAGAAGTTTTTGGTAGATGTTGATGCTTGGATGGATCTCCACCCAGCTGGTTTATCTGACCGATTGTCCGATACCATTAGTTATACTGAAATTTATCG GATAGTAAAGGAGGTTATAgaaggacaacctcataatctTCTTGAATCAGTTGCTCAACTCATTGCATCTACCACTCTAACAAGATATCCCCAAATTTCTGCTGTTCGTGTCTTGGTCGGAAAGCCTCATGTTTCTGTTCAGGGTCCTCTTGATTGTTTGGGTGTTGAGATTCACAGATACAGAAGTATTCATATACCAAA GGCGTTTGGGGCTGACATGCTCTGCTACTTTGCGTGA
- the LOC107433648 gene encoding dihydroneopterin aldolase 2 isoform X3: protein MLMLGWISTRLVYLIAWPIPLVILKFMRVGMEDAAIPKGDKLILRGLKFHGFHGVKPEERKLGQKFLVDVDAWMDLHPAGLSDRLSDTISYTEIYRIVKEVIEGQPHNLLESVAQLIASTTLTRYPQISAVRVLVGKPHVSVQGPLDCLGVEIHRYRSIHIPKAFGADMLCYFA from the exons ATGTTGATGCTTGGATGGATCTCCACCCGGCTGGTTTATCTGATCGCTTGGCCGATACCATTAGTTATACTGAAATTTATGA GAGTTGGGATGGAAGATGCTGCCATTCCGAAGGGTGATAAGCTCATATTGAGAGGCTTAAAGTTTCACGGTTTTCATGGGGTGAAACCTGAAGAAAGAAAGCTGGGCCAGAAGTTTTTGGTAGATGTTGATGCTTGGATGGATCTCCACCCAGCTGGTTTATCTGACCGATTGTCCGATACCATTAGTTATACTGAAATTTATCG GATAGTAAAGGAGGTTATAgaaggacaacctcataatctTCTTGAATCAGTTGCTCAACTCATTGCATCTACCACTCTAACAAGATATCCCCAAATTTCTGCTGTTCGTGTCTTGGTCGGAAAGCCTCATGTTTCTGTTCAGGGTCCTCTTGATTGTTTGGGTGTTGAGATTCACAGATACAGAAGTATTCATATACCAAA GGCGTTTGGGGCTGACATGCTCTGCTACTTTGCGTGA
- the LOC107433648 gene encoding uncharacterized protein LOC107433648 isoform X1: MEDAPIPRGDKLILRGLKFHGFHGVKPEERKLGQKFLVDVDAWMDLHPAGLSDRLADTISYTEIYDMVKEVIEGKPHNLLESVAQHIASTTLTTYPQISAVRVTVGKPHVCVQGPLDYLGVEILRYRRVGMEDAAIPKGDKLILRGLKFHGFHGVKPEERKLGQKFLVDVDAWMDLHPAGLSDRLSDTISYTEIYRIVKEVIEGQPHNLLESVAQLIASTTLTRYPQISAVRVLVGKPHVSVQGPLDCLGVEIHRYRSIHIPKAFGADMLCYFA, from the exons ATGGAAGATGCTCCAATTCCCAGAGGTGATAAGCTCATATTGAGAGGCTTGAAGTTTCACGGTTTTCATGGGGTGAAACCTGAAGAAAGAAAGCTGGGACAGAAGTTTTTGGTAGATGTTGATGCTTGGATGGATCTCCACCCGGCTGGTTTATCTGATCGCTTGGCCGATACCATTAGTTATACTGAAATTTATGA CATGGTAAAGGAAGTTATAGAAGGAAAACCTCATAATCTTCTTGAGTCAGTTGCTCAACACATTGCATCAACCACTCTAACAACATACCCTCAAATTTCTGCTGTTCGCGTGACGGTTGGGAAACCTCATGTTTGTGTTCAGGGTCCTCTTGATTATTTGGGTGTTGAGATTCTCAGATACAGAA GAGTTGGGATGGAAGATGCTGCCATTCCGAAGGGTGATAAGCTCATATTGAGAGGCTTAAAGTTTCACGGTTTTCATGGGGTGAAACCTGAAGAAAGAAAGCTGGGCCAGAAGTTTTTGGTAGATGTTGATGCTTGGATGGATCTCCACCCAGCTGGTTTATCTGACCGATTGTCCGATACCATTAGTTATACTGAAATTTATCG GATAGTAAAGGAGGTTATAgaaggacaacctcataatctTCTTGAATCAGTTGCTCAACTCATTGCATCTACCACTCTAACAAGATATCCCCAAATTTCTGCTGTTCGTGTCTTGGTCGGAAAGCCTCATGTTTCTGTTCAGGGTCCTCTTGATTGTTTGGGTGTTGAGATTCACAGATACAGAAGTATTCATATACCAAA GGCGTTTGGGGCTGACATGCTCTGCTACTTTGCGTGA